In a genomic window of Pangasianodon hypophthalmus isolate fPanHyp1 chromosome 1, fPanHyp1.pri, whole genome shotgun sequence:
- the sbk3 gene encoding uncharacterized serine/threonine-protein kinase SBK3 translates to MSDAAQDLDELCYLTAQCMTSMVTSEHFRVIKKLGEGSYGKVMLAVHKKRGTPMALKFFPRCSTTLHTFLREYNLSLSFCTHPSLTRALGIFFSTPSHYIFAQQAALYGDLYDIIVSDVGVSELQAQSVMSQLSGAVSYLHSLGFVHRDIKPENVFLCAPNCRWVKLGDFGLVRPRGTKVRAVWYESPFCVPEVEQAKHKKKEEEEDIWMPVDPSLDSWALGILTYCLLTSCFPWEESTSDDPGYRQFCNWFNNVKEKEEREMGQNVPMNRKKRGRDIGEEQAALAVPSQFESLSTLALTLLRRLLHPLPWHRATPDEVLSYLGGPWLLKTEKEEKRRQQEAQEEARKILGGGGMEEDIERERKRER, encoded by the exons ATGTCT GATGCTGCACAGGATCTGGATGAGTTGTGTTATCTCACAGCTCAGTGTATGACGTCCATGGTGACCTCAGAGCATTTTCGAGTAATCAAGAAGCTCGGAGAGGGGTCATACGGCAAAGTCATGCTGGCTGTGCacaaaaagagag GCACGCCTATGGCGCTGAAGTTCTTCCCTCGCTGCTCTACGACTCTGCACACCTTTCTGCGGGAATACaacctctccctctccttctgtACTCATCCCTCCCTCACACGTGCCCTTGGAATCTTTTTCTCTACACCCTCCCACTATATCTTTGCCCAACAGGCAGCTCTCTATGGAGATCTCTACGATATCATTGTGTCAGAT GTGGGGGTGAGTGAGCTGCAGGCTCAGAGTGTGATGTCGCAGTTAAGTGGTGCTGTGTCTTACTTGCACTCCCTGGGCTTTGTGCACCGTGATATTAAACCAGAGAATGTGTTCCTGTGTGCCCCAAACTGTCGCTGGGTCAAACTAGGTGACTTCGGTCTCGTACGTCCTCGTGGAACAAAAGTGCGTGCTGTCTGGTACGAATCCCCTTTCTGTGTGCCTGAGGTAGAACAGGCCAAGCAcaagaagaaagaggaggaagaagataTCTGGATGCCAGTGGATCCCAGTTTGGATAGCTGGGCCCTGGGGATCCTCACATACTGCCTGCTCACCAGTTGTTTCCCCTGGGAGGAGAGCACATCCGATGATCCAGGTTACCGCCAATTCTGTAACTGGTTTAACAATGTTaaagaaaaggaggagaggGAAATGGGACAGAACGTGCCAATGAACCGCAAGAAGAGAGGAAGGGACATTGGAGAGGAGCAGGCAGCGCTGGCCGTACCTTCTCAGTTTGAATCTTTAAGCACTTTAGCTCTCACTTTGCTCAGGAGACTGCTGCACCCACTGCCCTGGCACCGCGCCACGCCTGATGAGGTCCTCTCCTACCTCGGGGGACCCTGGCTTttgaaaacagagaaagaagaaaagaggagacAGCAGGAGGCACAGGAGGAAGCCAGGAAGATactaggaggaggaggaatggAAGAAGATATAGAgagggaaaggaaaagagagagatag